CCTCTATCGACTGAGGACGCATCACCGATCCGAAGACCTGTAACCGCTTTCGCATGATCTGACTCATATTAAGTTCTGCAGCAGCACCGCCCATCAACCCAACCATAACCATGCGACCTCGCGTCTTGAGAATCGATAGATTGCGCTCCAAGTACGGCGCACCAATGAAGTCTTGAACCAACTCCACACCTTCCCCGTCTGTCAGTCGCATAATCTCTTCCGCAAAGTCCTGTTCCTTATAATTGATGCCCTCCGTACAACCGAGCTGCTTACTTCTCTCGATTTTCTCCGCCGAGCCCGCTGTGATAAAGACGCGCGCCCCTGCCTGATGCGCCATCTGCGTCCCTGCTGTCCCCACACCACTGCCGCCAGCATGAATAAGCACGGATTCGCCAGCACTCAAGCCACCGAGGGTAAAGAGCGTTTCATTGGCGGTAAAGAAGACCTCCGTGACCGCCGCCGCCTTCTCAAAACTCCAATCGTCAGGAAT
Above is a window of Candidatus Poribacteria bacterium DNA encoding:
- a CDS encoding NAD(P)H-quinone oxidoreductase; this encodes MKGIIRAGDGGPEVLTLGEVPAPIPGPTQLLIDVKATALNRADTIQRQGGYPPPPGESELLGLELAGVVASWGDEVEGFERGDRVFGLVGGGAYAEQAVLDYRMAMPIPDDWSFEKAAAVTEVFFTANETLFTLGGLSAGESVLIHAGGSGVGTAGTQMAHQAGARVFITAGSAEKIERSKQLGCTEGINYKEQDFAEEIMRLTDGEGVELVQDFIGAPYLERNLSILKTRGRMVMVGLMGGAAAELNMSQIMRKRLQVFGSVMRPQSIEEKIGITQRFVDRWLPLLKEGKIQPIIDCVMPLSQAREAHEYMEANRNFGKILLKVE